The Kribbella sp. HUAS MG21 genome includes the window GACCTCAATACCCGGATCTTGGAGGAGCTGTCCGCGGATCCCCGTCTGCGGACCACCGAGCTCGCCCGCCGGCTCGGGGTCTCCACGCCGACGGTCCGGGAGCGGGTCGCGCGGCTGGAGGAGTCCGGCGTGATCCGCGGGTACCGCCTCGACATCGACCCGGCCGCGCTCGGCCGGCCGGTCGCCGCCTGGGTACGGCTGCGGCCCGGGCCCGGGCAGATCCCGAAGATCGTCGCGCTCGCCGAGCGCACCCCGGAAGTCGTCGAGTGCCACCGGATCTCCGGCGAGGACTGCTTCCTGCTCCGCGTCCAGGTCGCCGAGATCCCCGCGCTGGAGAGCGTGCTGGACAGGTTCCAGGTGCACGGCCAGACGACCAGTTCGTTCGTGGTCTCCACCCCGGTGCCACCGCGCGCGGTGCCGCTGTCCGCAGGGTGAACCCCAACCACCGCCGGGAGTGGTCTGCATCACTAGTCTGGTGCCGACTTCAGCGACGGAAGGACCCTGGAC containing:
- a CDS encoding Lrp/AsnC family transcriptional regulator, with product MLDDLNTRILEELSADPRLRTTELARRLGVSTPTVRERVARLEESGVIRGYRLDIDPAALGRPVAAWVRLRPGPGQIPKIVALAERTPEVVECHRISGEDCFLLRVQVAEIPALESVLDRFQVHGQTTSSFVVSTPVPPRAVPLSAG